The nucleotide window TTGTAGATACGGAGGCGAAGAATTTGTGATACTTCTACCAAATACAGCACTCCAAGACGCTACTCTCTTAGCTGAGAAGTTGCGAAAACAAGTAGAGTCTTTTACTCTTATCTCTCCAAAAGATGAAGATTTCAACTTTACAGTAAGTATAGGTGTAGCTCAAATAGATGTAGAAAATGAACCAGATATCGAAAAAGCTTTAAAAAGGGCCGATGATGCCCTTTATATCGCAAAAAACAGCGGTAGAAATAGAGTCAGTGCTAAAGAGTAGCTAAATATTCCAAAACTTCTTGGTATGAACCTCTAAACTCTACTTGTTTAGCTCGTTTTTTGATTTGATAGTCATACATAGGGTCATAATACTCAACTAGCAGAGTCTCTATCCACTCTTTATGCACTTCTAATGAGCCACTTCGCATCTGCTCTGCAAAAGCGTCTTCAAAGCTCTTACAGACCTCTCTATGTCTTTGGCTACCGAGCCTTCTCTCTATTCTATGCATAGCTCCTAGCATCTCTCTCTTCCACTGCTCTAAATCACTAGCATACATTTTTTGAGCTTCAATGACATACTCATCAAAAGTTATCTCTATCCTCTTCTTTATGGGAGTTTGAAGTATGATAAGAGGTGCTTGTGAGACATAGTTTGCAATATTTTTTGGGATAAATAGGCTTCCCACTCGATTACCTTCATCTTCAAAAACTAGATTTTTAAAACCCTTTTCAAGTTTTTGTATAAGATCATAAGCCAAATTATTTTCAAAATCTATCTGCGAAGGTTGAGGAGTAATTTTTTTGCCAAAGGATGAGCCTCTATGGTTTGCTAAACCTTCCAGGTCTATGGAGTTTTCTAAAGCCTTTAGCAGTATAGTCTTGCCTGAACCTGTATAACCCCCAAGTATGATGGGCTTAAACCTTGTACAAGACTCTTCTGTTTGCTCTAGAAGATAATTTCTAAAGGCTTTATATCCACCTTTGAGTCGCTTTATATTGCATCCTGCATCTTTTAGCCACTCTTGTGATATCTTAGAGCGCTCGCCACCTCTAAAGCAAAAAAGTCTAGCATCTGGGCTTTGTTTTATAAAATCCAACCAAGCTTTAATACGCTCCTCTTTTACAGCACCGCTAACAAGCTTATGCCCTAGTTTTATAGCTTCACTATTACCATGTTGTTTATAGCAGATGCCTACTATTTGTCTCTCTTTATCACTAATAAGTGGCAGATTTACAGCACTCTTAAATGTGCCTTTTTCAAACTCTATAGGAGCACGAACATCAATAAGCGGTGTAGAGTTTAAAACTATAGACTTAAAATCACTACTAGACATTGTTTACATTTTTAAAAAAGATTTTTATTTTCATGTGATATTATATCTATATTTAAAAGCATCCTTTTATTTGCATCTCTTGTGATGTCTGAAAAATTGTCTAGATACTCTAAGTATGCTATTAGATACTTTCTACTTAGATCGTACTTCTCTTTTAGATTTGCGATATCTATATAACCCTCTTTTTTGATAATGCCCCTCATGGCATCTACCATCATTGCTAGACTTTGGTGATGTATAAAAATATTGTGTTGCAGTCTTATGACCTGTTTTTTTGCACAAAGACTCTTTAGTATGTCATCACCCATCTTTCTATCTAAGTTTAAATCATCGTAAATGTTGTAAGGAGCTGTAGGAGCAAGGGACTCTTTTTCAAGTCGCTCTAAGACAATGTTTAAGAGTGAGCTAGTAAAGTCCTCTTTTATCTGGCTACTTCTATAAAGATTTGCATCTTTAATCAAAAAGCTCTCCTCTTCTAGCTCATCTAAAACCACTTGTATAAAGCCCTCACTTGCCCACTTTAGGCGGAGTTTTATGGATGAGTTTGAGAGTAGTGCGTATTGGTTTTTTGTGTAGATTCCCTTTATATTTTTATAGATTATCTCTTTTGTAGAGAGTGGGTAGATAACAAGCTCTTTTTCATCAATGAAAGAGTTTTTTAGCTCTTTTGCGGTCTTTAATGCATTAGAGTGAGAGAGTGCAAATCTTTGAGCTGAAGAGATTAAACCCAAGCCTTTTTTATGTACTTCGGTTAAAATCTCATAAGCTTTTGCTATATCTTTTTTATAGAGCGCCTCAAGCAGAAGAAGTTTTTGCTGTTTTTTCATCGGATCATTGATAGGGTTTAACACAACTCCACCAGCCACACTCTCATTACCATCACGGATAATAATTTTTTCACCAAAGATGCTAAAGATATCCTCATCACTCTTGATATTTGCATATCCGCTTTGAAGTGAGTCCTCTGAGCTAAAGAGTAAAACCTTAGCATTTAGTTTTTTTGAGCCTATAAAGATGGAGTAGGCTCTGTTGTGATGCAGTGCCTTGTCAGATATTGCGTTAAATGAGATATCTATGGATTTAAAACCTCTAAGATATCCTTTTTTACTTATGAGAAAACCTCTTTGCACACTTTTAGCATCCAAACCACTTATATTTATAGCAGCTCTATTTGAGATACTTGCGACTTCTACATCTCTCTCGTGAACTTGTAGATTTTTTACCTTTATCTCTTTTTGCAGATCACAAATGAAGAGCTTCTCATCTACCGCTATAGGTTTACCCAAAATACTCCCAGTTACAACAGTTCCAGCACCCTTTAGGCTAAAGGCCCTATCAACATAGTATCTAAAGAAGTTCTCCTCTTGTTTTGAGCTAGCTTCAAGTTTAAAAAGTCTATCTCTTAACTCTTCTATTGTCTCCTCTTGAAATATAGAAGCGCCCATAGTAAACTTTATATCAAACTCATAAGATGCAACAAACCCCTCTATATCTATAAGTTTTATCTGCAATTCCTCTTTACTTATAAGGTCAGCTTTGCTTAAAACCAAAACAGCATCTCTAACACCAAGGAGTTTTAAAATCTCAAGATGCTCTATAGTTTGCGGTTTTATCCCCTCAGATGCACTCACAACAATGAGCACGCAGTCAAAGCCAAAAGCCCCAGCTATCATGTTTTTTACAAGTCTCTCATGACCTGGGACATCTATAAAGGCAATGTTTTTCTCAAGCTTTGTGATATTTGAGAAGCTCAAATCTATAGTGATGCCTCTCTGTTTTTCCTCTTTTGTACTATCTCCATCAAAGCCGTTAAGTGCCTTAATGAGTGAGGTTTTACCATGATCTATATGTCCGCAAGTTCCTATGATTAAGTTAGACATCTGTAATCTCATCTATAGCATCTACTACTTGTTGGAGCTGTGTTTTTTGTATGGTTCTAAAATCAAGCAAAAACTCATCATCTTCGATGCGGCCGATGATTGATTTTTGGCGAAAGAGTTTTTGAAGTTTTTTAACTTTTATATTTTTTGATTCTATAACTAAGGCTACACTTGGGATGGTTTTGTTTGGAGTAGTTCCACCACCGATAAGAGTTTTTGTATCTACTATATTAGTTTTTATATTTTTTTTAAGCTTTTGTTGAACTTGCATGGCATCTTCTCTTAGCTCATCGGTTGAGCGAAAGAGCATTCTTGCAGTTGGAATCTGCTCTTTATTACCCAGTAAAATCGCTTTAAAACTCTCTTCTAGCAGTGCTAAAGTGAGTTTATCTACTCTTAACATTCTAAGGAGTTGATTCTTTTTCAACATATCTATATATTTTTTCTTACCAACTATAATGCCAGCTTGAACACTTCCTAAAAGCTTATCCCCTGAGAAACTTAGTAGTGATGGATTTAGCTTCATAAAGTCCAAAACTGATGGCTCATCAAGCCCGTAAGGCAGGTCAAAAAGATGTCCACTTCCCATATCATAATAATCAATTAGACCTTTTTCACATGCTAGCTTTACAATCTCACCAAACTCTACATCTGAGCTAAAACCCTCAATGCTATAGTTTGACTTGTGAACTTTCATAAGCATAGAGGTTTTTTTACCTATAGCATCTTCGTAGTCATAGAGATGAGTTTTGTTTGTAGTTCCCACTTCAACAAGCTTTGCGCCGCTTTGTTTCATCACATCAGGGACTCTAAAACTACCACCAATCTCAACCAACTCCCCACGACTAACTACTACCTCTTTTTTCCTTGCAAAGGTGTTTAAGATAAGAAAAACTGCACTTGCGTTGTTATTTACAATAAGTACATCTTCGCATCCTAAAAGGGAGCAAACACTCTTTGAGATAAGAGAGTATCTCTCCCCTCGTTTACCGCTCTCTAAGTTAAATTCAAGGTTATTGTAGTTTGTCATAAGCTCTTTTACTCTATCAAAGGCATCTGCATCTATAAGACTTCTTCCAAGGTTTGTATGGACTATGATGCCAGTTGCGTTGATTAGTGTTTGAAGTGATGGCTTGGTAAGTTCTGTGTATCTCTGTAGAAGTTCTTTTACTAGCTCATCTTCACTAAAAGTAGTGACTCTCCCATTTAGTATATTTTCTCTTAACTCACTAAGCAACTCTTTGGTCAAACTCATAACTAAAGCGCTTCCTAGTGTTTTAAACTCTTTCTTAGCTATAAATTTGTCAACTTTAGGGATTGATTTTAGTAAAAACATTTTTACCCTTTTATCTTGGTTTTATACTTTGTGATGTAAGCTTCACTTCTACTTTGGGGGGCATGTGATCCTGGTGGACGCCACAGGCTTCAACCCTGATGGAGGTTTTGCTGACAAAGCCTCGGGAGGTTCGATTCCTTCGCCTTCTCACCAAAGTTAAAAAACTTCAATAGCTCTATCGCCTCTTGGCTCTACACTTCCAATGATTCTCGCATATCCAAAACTATACTCTTCTATCATCTTTATATACTCTTTTGCATCTCGCTCATCCATCGAGACTAAAAGACCGCCAGAAGTCTGCGCATCACAGAGCATCAAGCGAAGATGCTCTGCACTCTTAGCAAATGTGACTTTGTCTTGTAAGTAAGCCATGTTTTTCTTAGTTCCACCAGGCACTACACCCTCAAGTGACAAGGCAATTGCATCAGCCATTATTGGAACCTCTCTTGCATCTATCTTTATAGCAACTCCATCGTTTGTAGATTCCAAAGCATGACCTAAAAGCCCAAAACCTGTCACATCAGTACAAGCACTCACATTAAATCCACGAAGAAGCTTTGACGCTTTATAGTTTAACTCTTGCATCACCTTTATAGCCTCAAGCATGGTTGGCTCACTTAGCAAATCTCTCTTTATAGCTGTAGTTAAAATCCCCATACCGATGGGCTTTGTAAGAACTAAAACATGCCCTATCTTTGGAGTGTTGTTTCTTAAAATCTTATCTGGATGAATCAGCCCAGTTACACTAAGTCCGTAGTACATCTCAGGCGACTCTATCGTGTGACCACCCATAAGGACTCCACCACACTCTTTTATCTTCTCATTTCCACCTTTTAATATCTCTACTAAGACTTCTTTAGTGTGATTTGTACTATCAAAACCTACTATATTTAGAGCCGTTTTAACCTCAGCTCCCATTGCAAAGATATCTGAGAGCGAGTTTGCAGCAGCTATCTTGCCATAGATAAATGGGTCATCCACCACAGGCGTTATAAAGTCGAGAGTCTGCACAAGAGCCTCGTCGTCGTGCAGTTTATATACACAAGCATCTTCAGAGTTTTCAAAACCTACAAGAACATTTTTATCATCTGGAATGAGTGAACAAACACTATGTTTTAGATCCCCCGGACCCATCTTTGCTGCTCAACCAGCTGCTTGAACGAACTTGGTCAATCTATATTGATTGTTCATTTAGTAACCTTAAAATTATTTATGAAATGAGAGGTTCAAAGAGTGCGTAAAAAAAGAGTTCGGCATCTATGTACACCTATTCCATAGGCTAATGTCTAAGAAGCATTTTACTTACAATAATGTTAAAGTAATATTAATAGAGTAAAAAATATTTTACCTTATTTGTAAAAAAATGATTATGCTTTTTAATTTAGCATCTCTTAAAATAACTAACACTCAGTGATGCAAGGTTGATTTTTATCATGTTTTCTCTTCCATGACAACTCTCTTTTCGTGATTTTATAGGAGTTGTATTTGCTGAACCATAGCCACCAAACTCTTCATTGTTTGAGCTAAAGACCTCTTTGTATGTCCCTTTTGTTGGTACGCCTAAGTTGTAACCTATGTGCTCTTTGTCTGAAAAATTACATACTATGATGATAGGTTTTGTTTTTTTTGTACCAAACCTGATAAATGAGATAACGTTGGCCTGATAGTCATTCTCATCTATCCACTCAAAACCATTTTCTTCAACATCATTAAGATGCAGTGATGACTCTATTTTATAGAGCCTATTTAACTCTTTTACAGTGTTTTGCACCCCCTTATGCTCTTTATACTCTAGTAGATGCCAATCTAGGCTTCTCTCATAATCCCACTCCGCAAACTGTGCAAACTCTCCACCCATAAAGAGTAGTTTTTTCCCAGGATGAGACATCATCAAAGAGTAAAGTGCTCTTAGGTTTGCAAACTTTTTATAGTTATCTCCGGGCATCTTGTTTATCAAAGAACCTTTCATATGAACAACTTCATCGTGGCTAAGTGGAAGTACATAGTTTTCATTGAACATATAGACAAAACTAAATGTCAAATCTTTATGATGATGCTCTCTATAGATAGGGTCAAGCTTCATGTATTTTAAAATATCATGCATCCAGCCCATATTCCACTTGTAACCAAACCCTAGCCCGCCATCACTCACAGCTCCGCATACTTTTGAGTAGTTTGTAGACTCTTCTGCAATCATCATAATATCGCTAAACTCTCCATAAGCTCTCACATTTAACTGCTCTAAAAACTTAACTGCTCCACGATTTACATTACTACCATCTTCATTTGGCACCCACTCTCCATCTTTTCTTGCATAGTTTAAGTAGAGCATAGAAGCAACCGCATCTACTCTTATGCCATCTATGTGGTATTTCTCAAGCCAAAATATTGCCGAACTTATCAAAAAAGCACGAACCTCGTTTCTATCGTAGTTAAAGATAGCACTCTTCCACTCAGGATGATAACCCTTTCTAGGGTCTTCATGTTCATAAAGACAAGTTCCATCGAAGTTCATAAGACCATGCCCATCTGTCACAAAGTGTGATGGCACCCAGTCTAAGATAACCCCGATATCATGCTCATGCATAATATCTACAAGCTGCATAAACTCATGAGGTGTGCCAAATCTAGCTGTTGGTGCAAAGTAGCCTGTTACTTGATAACCCCAAGAGCCTTTAAATGGAAACTCTGTAATTGGTAGAAGTTCCACATGAGTAAAATTCATCTCTTTTAAATAAAGTGCTAACTCTTTTGCGGACTCTACATAAGTTAAGTAGCGATTATCCTCTTGTACTTTTCTTCTCCAAGAACCTAAATGAACCTCGTAGATAGAGATAGGTGCTTTATGAGAGTTGTTTTTTGCTCTTTTTTTCATCCATTTTTTATCATCCCACTTATATCCATCAAGCTCATAAACCTTTGAAGCTGAGGCAGGTGCTACCTCAGAGCAAAAAGCAAAGGGGTCAGCTTTGTCTGGATTTGCATTTTCAGAACCTGAGCTTATATGGTACTTATATGTCATGTCCTCTTCAACATTAGAGATAAATCCCTCCCAGATCCCAGACTCATCATCTCTTTGTTTTAGTGGATGAGAGTGTATATCATAAGAGTTAAAATCCCCTCTAACTGAGACACTATTTGCATTTGGAGCCCAGAGAGAGAAGTATGTGCCTTCTACTCCATCTCTTGTATATAGATGCGCACCTAGATGATTGTAGAGTTTTGAGTGAGTTCCCTCTTTAAAGAGATAAATATCCAAGTCACTAAAGAGAGTCACATCGTAAAACATATCATAGTTCATCTTATCTTCCTAGTATATTTTTATAAATATCTACATACTCTAAAGCCGCACTATCCCAACCAAAATACTCTCTCATAGCTCTCTTTTGCATAGCAAGAAATGAGTCAGAAGAGTTATAGTAAACATCTAATGCCCATTTTATAGTGTGATAAAGTGCGTCATTAGATGCTTCGTAAAACTTAAAGCCGTTCCCACTCTCATGAAACTCATCATAGTTATGGATAGTATCATCCAAACCACCTGTAGCTCTGACTATCGGCAAGGTTCCATATCTAAGACTATAGATTTGGTTTAATCCACATGGCTCAAAGAGTGAGGGCATCAAAAACATATCACTTGCCGCTTCTATCTTGTGAGCTAGTGCATCTGAATAGCCAACATGCACAGCAAAGTTTGGACGATAATAAGAAGTCGTGCTAAAGAAGTCTTCTGCCCACTTCTCACCAGTTCCAAGCACAACTATTTGAACATCAAAATCTAGTATAGAGTTAAGGATGGAAGCTATCATAGCTATACCTTTTTGCTCTACAAATCTTCCAACAAAACCTATCAAAGCTACATCTTCTCTAAGTTCAAATCCAAAGTGCTTTTGAATATCTCGCTTGCACACAGCCTTGCCACTCATATCATCCACGTCATACTTCTTAGCAATGAGTTTATCTACAGCTGGATTCCACTCATCATAATCCACACCATTTAAGATGCCATATATCTTATGTGCGTGAGCTTGCATATGATGTTCAAGTCCAAAACCAAACTCTTGAGTTTGAATCTCTTGTGCATATTTTTTAGAAACAGTTGTCACTGCATCTGCTCTTGATATTCCGCCTTTTAAGAAGTTTACTCCATCATTACTCTCTAAATCATGTGCATTAAAATACTCCCAACCAACCTCTAAAACATCTACAGCGCCTTTAAAAAAGTGACCTTGATGCTGTAGATTGTGTATAGTTAGAACTGATTTAGTATGTGCAAAATCATGAACAAACCTAGTTCTCATAAGAAGTGGAATAGTTGCAGTGTGCCAATCATTTGCATGAACTATATCTGGAGCAAAGTTTAGCATCTTAGAGAGTTGAAGAACTGCTTTAGAGAAAAATATAAAACGGTTGTCATTATCTTTATATGCATTTCCGTCCCCATCCTCATAAAGCTTACTTCTACCAAAATACTCTTCATAGTCTATAAAATATATTGGCACCTTGCTATTGGGCATCATAGTTGTATAAACGCCCGCCCAAAACTCACCCATCACACCCATAGGAACACCCAAAGGCTCTTGTAGTTTTGTTAGATTTGCTGTGTCTATTTGGTAATATCTTGGCATCACAACTATGATGTTATGTCCCAACTCTTTTATAGCTTTTGGAAGTGCTCCTGCAACATCTGCTAGGCCACCAGTTTTAGCGTATGGGACAACCTCTGATGCTACAAATAGTATATTTAAATTTTTATTACTCATTTTGAATCCCTTAGCATTAAAGCACCGATAGTTGGTGCATTTTTTAGTTTTGTTGTCATTATCTTCACACCATCAAGTGCAACTGGCATAGCATAGTTTTTTATCTTTGAAGCTATTATACTCTCAAGTTTTGGATTTGACTCTATGATTCCACCACCTAAAACTACAACTTTTGGATTAAAAAGTGTTATGGCAGTTGAGATTGCATAAAGCAGTGCAAGTTCAAACTCTTCGTATATTTCACTAAACTCTGGAGTTTCTTTTAACTCTTGTAGAGTTAGTTTACTATCTATATTTTTATGTTTTTTCCATTTAGCTAAAGCTGAACCTGATGCAAAGAGTTCAATGCAGTTGTCTTTACCGCATCCACATTCAAAAGGAGCTTCTTTATATGGTATATGTCCTAACTCTGTTGCCACTCCACTAAAGCCCGTTATGAGATTTCCTGAACTAACAACTCCAAGGCCAAGACCAGTTCCAACGTAGACGGCACAAATATCTTCTTCTTTAAGATAAGTACCCTCCGCTAGAACTGCACAATTTAAATCATTCTCTATAAAAAGTCCAATCTCATACTTCTCTTTAAAATACTCTTTTATCTCATGTATATCTACTTTGATATTTGGAGCAGAAATTATAACTCCATTTTTTACTTGACCTGCATAAGAGATGCAAATAGTTTTTACATCACTATACTCTTTGATTATTGTCTCAATCCACGATGCTAATCCTACAGCCGAACTTTTTTCATTTAACTTTTTGAGTAGTTTATCTTCTCTATAAATCTCAGCACGAAGGTGTGTACCACCTGCATCTATAACTAAAGTCATCCTAAAGTCTTTTTATAAAGCTCTATATACTTAAGTGTACTCTTAGTAAATGAGAGATCTTTTTTCATAGCAGTTATTCTCATGGAGTCAAATTTTTCACTATTTTTTTTGAGTTTTATGGCTCTTTTGACAGCTCTTAGTAAATCTTTTTTACTCTCCTCTTTAAATATAATCCCATCAACTCCATCCTTAACACTATCTTTTAGTCCGCCTATTTCATGAACAATAGGCAGGGTTCCATAACTCATTGAAATCATTTGGCTTAGTCCACATGGCTCAAATCTTGATGGCATTAGTAAAAAATCTGCAGCAGCATAAATCCTGTGAGACAACTCCTCATTATAGATATTGGTAAACTCAAAGTTTTCATACTTACTTGAAAACTTCTCAAGCTTGACTGCAAACTCTGCACTTCCCTCTCCCACTACAAATAGATTTAACTCTTTTGACAATATTTTTTTTAGCGACTCTATGACTAAATCTATACCTTTTTGCTCAACCAGACGGGTTACCATAACAAAAAGTGGGAGTTTTGGATTTTTTAAAGAGGAGTTTTTTAAAAAAGCTTTTTTATTTTCTTCTTTTTTATCTAAGCTACTATAATCATATTTTTTATACAGACTCTCATCAGTTTTTGGATTAAACAGAGTCTTATCTATGCCATTTAATATTCCATAGAGTTTATCTTTATGAAGTTCTAAAAAACCTTCAAGACCGCATCCAAACTCTTGTGTTAAAATCTCTTTTGCATAAGTTGGACTAACAGTCGTGATAGCATCACTATAGGCTATACCAGCTTTTAAAAAATTAACCTTGTCATAAAACTCTACTCCATCAACATTAAAGTATTTTTTATCTATAGAGAGTTTTTTTAATGAACTTTTACTGTAAATTCCTTGATATGCAAGGTTATGAATAGTTAACACAGTTTTGATTTTTGATTTTTTTTCTTTTAGATAAAGCGAGCTAAGAGCTGTGTGCCAATCATTTAGATGCAAGATATCTACATCTAATTTTTTTGCTAAAACTACTATTGCTTTACAAAAAACACCAAAACGCAAATTATTGTTTGCATAATCTCCCGACTCATCTGCATAAAGATTTTGTGTATCACTAAGTAGTGGAGCTTGCACAAAATATGTAGTTGTGTTATCTTTTTTATAAAATTTTAACCCATAAGAGACTCCGCCTAAGTTAATCTTATCACTAAACACAAGTACTAAGCCCTCTTTTTTCATAAAACCATAAAATGGTATAAGAGTCGATATATCTACAAACTCTGCTAGTGATTTTGGAAGTGAGGCGGCAACATCTGCTAAACCACCGCTCTTAGCATAGGGAAACATCTCACTTGAAGCAAAAAGTATCTTCATTATAGAGTCTTAAACAGCTCTTGCATAATAGCCTGAGCCTCTTTTTGAATTTGTGATAAATGCTCGCTTGAGATAAAACTCTCTGCATATATCTTATATATATCCTCGGTTCCAGATGGACGCATTGCCACCCAGCCATTTTTTGTAACAATTTTAAGTCCGCCAATCTCTGCATCGTTTCCAGGAGCACTACTTAAGACCTTCTGGATTTTCTCACCAGCGAGTGACTCTATATCTATAGACTCAGCCCTAAGAGTTTTTAGTATCTTTTTTTGCTCTAAGCTAGCAGGTGCATCTATTCGGTCATAGTAGGATTTGCCAAACTCCTCTTCAAAATCCTCATAAATATCTGCTATATCTTTACCTGTTACTGCCATAATCTCAGCAGCTAAGAGCGCCATGATAATGCCATCCTTATCACTGCTCCAAACAATTCCATCAAAACGAAGAAAAGAAGCCCCTGCACTCTCTTCACCACCAAAGCCTAAAGAGCCATCATATAGTCCATCAACAAACCACTTAAATCCAACTGGGACTTCATAGACTTCTCTATCTAAGCTTTTACAGACATGCTCTATCATAGAACTAGAAACTAATGTTTTTCCAACTTTTAAATCTTTTGTAAAATTTTCTCTATATTTAAACAAGTACCAAATAGCAACACTAAGATAGTGATTTGGATTTATAAGTCCACCTTTTGGCGTAACTATTCCATGTCTATCGGCATCTGTATCGTTTGCAACGCACAAGTCATAGCTATCTTTTAGACTAAGTAGTGAAGCCATTGAGTAAGGGGAAGAACAATCCATACGAATCTTGCCATCATGATCAAGCGTCATAAATGAAAAAGTATAATCCACATATGGATTTATGACATCCATATCAAGATTATAATGAGATTTTATTTTCTCATATACAGCTATAGCTGTTCCACCAAGAGCATCAGCTGCTATTTTTAGATTTGATTTTTGAATAGAGTTCATATCTAGTATTTCGCCAAGCGCTTCCACATATGGCGTTATATAGTCATACTCGCTTAAAAAATTAGATGCTAAAGCTTCTTCATAACTAACTATTTTTACGTCTTTGAGATTGTTTTTTAGTATCTCATTTGCACGCATCTCTATAAATGAAGTCACATCAGTATCAGCTGGTCCACCATTTGGCGGGTTATACTTAAAACCACCATCTGAGG belongs to Sulfurimonas hongkongensis and includes:
- a CDS encoding ROK family protein; this encodes MTLVIDAGGTHLRAEIYREDKLLKKLNEKSSAVGLASWIETIIKEYSDVKTICISYAGQVKNGVIISAPNIKVDIHEIKEYFKEKYEIGLFIENDLNCAVLAEGTYLKEEDICAVYVGTGLGLGVVSSGNLITGFSGVATELGHIPYKEAPFECGCGKDNCIELFASGSALAKWKKHKNIDSKLTLQELKETPEFSEIYEEFELALLYAISTAITLFNPKVVVLGGGIIESNPKLESIIASKIKNYAMPVALDGVKIMTTKLKNAPTIGALMLRDSK
- a CDS encoding glycogen synthase, encoding MKILFASSEMFPYAKSGGLADVAASLPKSLAEFVDISTLIPFYGFMKKEGLVLVFSDKINLGGVSYGLKFYKKDNTTTYFVQAPLLSDTQNLYADESGDYANNNLRFGVFCKAIVVLAKKLDVDILHLNDWHTALSSLYLKEKKSKIKTVLTIHNLAYQGIYSKSSLKKLSIDKKYFNVDGVEFYDKVNFLKAGIAYSDAITTVSPTYAKEILTQEFGCGLEGFLELHKDKLYGILNGIDKTLFNPKTDESLYKKYDYSSLDKKEENKKAFLKNSSLKNPKLPLFVMVTRLVEQKGIDLVIESLKKILSKELNLFVVGEGSAEFAVKLEKFSSKYENFEFTNIYNEELSHRIYAAADFLLMPSRFEPCGLSQMISMSYGTLPIVHEIGGLKDSVKDGVDGIIFKEESKKDLLRAVKRAIKLKKNSEKFDSMRITAMKKDLSFTKSTLKYIELYKKTLG
- the pgm gene encoding phosphoglucomutase (alpha-D-glucose-1,6-bisphosphate-dependent), translated to MVNVLAGKVAPKSELIDVARLVGSYYELNPDSSKEAQRVSFGTSGHRGDALKRSFNEAHVMAITQAVCEFKKKMSYDGVIFVAKDTHALSTVAQMTIMRVCVANEVSVAISKDGNYIPTPLVSFAILEHNKKNVQKADGIVITPSHNPPSDGGFKYNPPNGGPADTDVTSFIEMRANEILKNNLKDVKIVSYEEALASNFLSEYDYITPYVEALGEILDMNSIQKSNLKIAADALGGTAIAVYEKIKSHYNLDMDVINPYVDYTFSFMTLDHDGKIRMDCSSPYSMASLLSLKDSYDLCVANDTDADRHGIVTPKGGLINPNHYLSVAIWYLFKYRENFTKDLKVGKTLVSSSMIEHVCKSLDREVYEVPVGFKWFVDGLYDGSLGFGGEESAGASFLRFDGIVWSSDKDGIIMALLAAEIMAVTGKDIADIYEDFEEEFGKSYYDRIDAPASLEQKKILKTLRAESIDIESLAGEKIQKVLSSAPGNDAEIGGLKIVTKNGWVAMRPSGTEDIYKIYAESFISSEHLSQIQKEAQAIMQELFKTL